In Acidobacteriota bacterium, a genomic segment contains:
- a CDS encoding polysaccharide deacetylase family protein: protein MLPEIISGVAAAGAAAGVFTYGATVAKSQLFGPTFFGVAPSGKGGKSKQLALTYDDGPNDPHTQRLLDVLDKHGVKATFFLIGRYVEQRPDIARAVAERGHVVGNHTFTHPNLIFSSKTALKNELERTEKALTQAVGEHSRLFRPPFGARRPATLRVARAMGFQTIMWSVKCWDWSAPSADYIVEKARQRIRGGDVILLHDGGHVEFGADRAHTVAATDELIRGYKGEGFEFVTVPQMRATGDHSH, encoded by the coding sequence GTGCTTCCCGAGATCATCTCTGGCGTAGCAGCCGCCGGCGCCGCAGCCGGCGTCTTCACCTACGGCGCCACGGTGGCGAAGTCGCAACTCTTCGGTCCCACGTTCTTTGGCGTGGCGCCCTCCGGTAAGGGCGGGAAATCAAAGCAGCTCGCGCTCACTTACGACGACGGTCCCAACGACCCGCACACCCAGCGCTTGCTCGACGTGCTCGACAAGCACGGTGTGAAGGCGACGTTCTTCCTCATCGGACGCTACGTGGAGCAGCGTCCGGATATCGCGCGCGCCGTTGCCGAGCGCGGCCACGTCGTTGGCAACCACACGTTCACCCATCCCAACCTGATATTCAGTTCGAAAACCGCGCTGAAAAACGAGCTTGAGCGGACCGAGAAGGCTCTCACGCAAGCTGTAGGTGAGCACTCGCGGTTGTTCCGTCCGCCGTTTGGCGCGCGCCGCCCGGCGACGCTGCGCGTGGCGCGGGCGATGGGGTTCCAGACCATCATGTGGTCGGTGAAGTGTTGGGATTGGTCAGCGCCGAGCGCGGACTACATCGTGGAGAAGGCGCGCCAGCGTATCCGCGGTGGCGACGTCATCCTGCTGCACGATGGCGGACACGTTGAATTTGGCGCCGACCGCGCGCACACCGTCGCTGCGACTGATGAGTTGATTCGCGGCTATAAAGGTGAGGGGTTCGAGTTTGTGACGGTGCCGCAGATGCGGGCTACCGGAGATCACAGCCACTAG
- the hemL gene encoding glutamate-1-semialdehyde 2,1-aminomutase: MPRKHELSRKLQQRAERVIPGGVDSPVRAFRAVGGEPPWIVRGNGPLIWDADGNQYIDYVGSWGPLILGHTHPEVTRVIEAGARSGVSFGASTPLELELAEAVVAAFPAIQKLRFVSSGTEATMSAIRLARAHTARKYIVKFEGCYHGHADSLLVKAGSGVATLGIPGSAGVLDELAQFTLALPFNNIAAVEQAFAKFEGQIACVIVEPVAGNMGCVPPAPGYLAALREMCTKNGTLLIFDEVMTGFRVALGGAQQLFGIAPDLTTLGKIIGGGLPVGAYGGRAEIMDKVAPLGPVYQAGTLSGNPLAMAAGLATVKHLRAHPEIYTRLESLAGVLVEKVCAAAEEAGVKLSANRVGSMFTWFFQKEEGKVTDWGSASKSDTAAFGKWHRAMLERGVYLPPSQYEAAFLSNAHSEDDVRATVEAAREAFRTI; this comes from the coding sequence ATGCCGCGCAAGCACGAACTCTCTCGCAAGTTGCAGCAGCGCGCCGAAAGGGTGATCCCCGGCGGCGTGGATTCCCCGGTGCGTGCGTTTCGCGCGGTCGGCGGCGAGCCACCATGGATCGTTCGCGGCAATGGCCCGCTGATCTGGGACGCGGACGGCAATCAGTACATCGACTACGTGGGCTCGTGGGGACCGCTCATCCTCGGCCACACGCATCCGGAGGTGACGCGCGTGATCGAAGCGGGCGCGCGCTCGGGCGTGAGCTTCGGTGCGTCCACCCCGCTCGAACTGGAACTGGCGGAGGCGGTGGTCGCCGCGTTTCCCGCGATCCAGAAGCTGCGCTTCGTCAGCTCGGGGACGGAGGCGACGATGTCGGCCATCCGCCTCGCGCGCGCGCACACCGCGCGCAAGTACATCGTCAAGTTCGAGGGTTGTTACCACGGCCACGCGGACTCGCTGCTGGTGAAGGCCGGCTCCGGCGTGGCCACGCTCGGCATCCCCGGCTCCGCCGGCGTGCTCGACGAGCTCGCGCAGTTCACACTTGCGCTGCCCTTCAACAACATTGCCGCGGTCGAGCAGGCGTTCGCGAAGTTCGAGGGCCAGATCGCGTGCGTGATCGTGGAGCCGGTGGCCGGGAACATGGGCTGCGTCCCACCGGCGCCGGGATATCTGGCGGCGCTGCGCGAGATGTGCACGAAAAACGGCACGCTGCTCATCTTCGATGAAGTCATGACCGGCTTCCGCGTCGCGCTGGGCGGCGCGCAGCAGCTCTTCGGAATAGCGCCTGACCTTACGACCTTAGGGAAGATCATCGGCGGCGGCTTGCCGGTCGGGGCTTATGGCGGGCGCGCCGAGATCATGGACAAGGTCGCGCCGCTCGGCCCGGTGTACCAGGCGGGGACGCTGAGCGGGAATCCGCTGGCGATGGCCGCCGGTTTGGCCACGGTGAAACATCTGCGGGCGCATCCGGAGATCTACACGCGGCTCGAATCGCTTGCCGGCGTGCTGGTCGAAAAGGTCTGCGCCGCGGCGGAAGAGGCCGGGGTGAAGTTGAGCGCGAACCGCGTGGGCTCGATGTTCACCTGGTTCTTTCAGAAGGAAGAAGGGAAGGTCACCGACTGGGGCTCGGCGTCGAAGTCCGACACGGCGGCGTTCGGCAAATGGCACCGGGCGATGCTGGAGCGTGGCGTTTATTTGCCGCCGTCACAGTATGAGGCCGCGTTCCTGAGCAACGCGCACTCGGAAGACGATGTCAGAGCGACGGTGGAAGCGGCGAGAGAAGCGTTCAGGACTATTTGA
- a CDS encoding DUF3052 family protein gives MSGYSGTPLAKKLGLKPGMVVVLNEPKGFRKLLTDLPAGVRFTDKAEKDSAAVLFFTTQRKEVEKLLSRLMKQLTPDGMIWMAWPKKASGVATDLTEDVMREVALPLGLVDIKVCAIDETWSGLKLVIRVENRKK, from the coding sequence ATGTCTGGATACTCCGGGACGCCATTAGCGAAGAAGCTTGGCCTGAAGCCGGGCATGGTCGTCGTCCTGAACGAGCCGAAGGGATTCCGCAAGTTGCTTACGGACTTGCCGGCGGGTGTCCGCTTCACTGATAAGGCGGAGAAAGATTCGGCCGCGGTCTTGTTCTTCACCACTCAGCGCAAAGAAGTCGAGAAGCTTCTTTCGCGACTGATGAAGCAGCTCACGCCCGACGGGATGATCTGGATGGCGTGGCCGAAAAAGGCTTCCGGCGTCGCCACCGACCTCACCGAAGACGTGATGCGCGAGGTCGCGCTGCCGCTCGGCCTGGTGGACATCAAAGTCTGCGCCATCGACGAGACGTGGAGCGGCTTGAAGCTGGTGATCCGCGTAGAGAACCGCAAGAAATGA
- the mfd gene encoding transcription-repair coupling factor has product MVQPFVRELFADVEKSDTFRRALLPLKRGTSASAFGAGGQKAGAGRIRVSGLTPTAKALHLPLLHRAAQRPLLIIVRDNRAADALLPVLRAACELTMAADPAAVIALPAFDTLPFENQSPHPEIQEERAAALWKIATGGAEIVIAPIESALMRMRVAEHYSGLARTLRKGETIDSERLVEHLNLVGYVKVDVVEMPGQYAVRGGILDVYSPEMDRPARAEFFGDEIESLRKFDPASQRSQNPLDEAVLLPLTETAVSEATLAAIHTRLSGQRIIGAQAVVEDAIVAGGVSVFPGWELYAPVAGANSTLLDLLPEAAVFVDEPTEVAPELEAFWEKLEAVHEQSGVGKLVRPAELFLSSDEWQAALAQRPGGSLEHLAIETSGSETITFQSQPTPKFHGAVPALVEEVQRLTADGRRVLFCAGSTGEMERLADIFTEYNVPFRMGMRTGTAGGETFLDEAAYFTEDVFATTLVRAYVPDGVLLPEVKLAVFGSRDLFDESESAISRPIKQKSKTATFMSDFRDLAVGDYVVHVEHGIGEYRGLREIDQDGAPAEFMVLEYAEAAKLYVPLTRLDLIQKYRSAEGAKPVLSRLGTAAWQKTKTRVKKAMKEMADELLKLYAARKTAAGHAFPADTDWQREFEDAFEFQETEDQAQAVVDIKRDMQSPQPMDRLLCGDVGYGKTEVAMRAAFKAVSDGKQAAVLAPTTILAFQHFETFKERFKQFPITIEMISRFRSAKQQKEIVEKVEQGKVDILIGTHRLLSQDIKFQDLGLLVVDEEQRFGVRHKERLKQMKREVDVLTMSATPIPRTLHMAVVGLRDMSVIETPPKDRMAIQTVVAAFDEKLIRSSIEQELERGGQVYFVHNRVESIYEIAAKIQELVPRARVLVGHGQMSERELEKVMFGFVRHNADVLVATTIIENGLDIPLCNTILINRADRHGLSELYQLRGRVGRSNQRAYAYLLVPPEQELTAIARRRLAALKEFSDLGAGFKIAALDLELRGAGNLLGGEQSGHIDAVGFELYTSMLERTIKELRGEVSEEQAETQLNLGLNIRISPEYIAEENQRLRMYKRVAAVESLQQLGDVRDELTDRYGEPPAAVRNLLEYAELKLAAERVGVAGIDRRREVVHVKFTEKAIVDPEKLAQFVAKERGAQFTPAGVLRFQLKSTRPEDVLARLKELLADLAAEEVGVA; this is encoded by the coding sequence ATGGTCCAGCCGTTTGTCCGCGAATTGTTCGCGGACGTGGAAAAGTCTGACACTTTCCGGCGTGCCCTCCTCCCTCTGAAACGAGGGACCTCCGCATCCGCCTTCGGGGCGGGGGGTCAAAAGGCGGGCGCGGGGCGGATTCGTGTCTCCGGACTCACTCCCACCGCAAAAGCCCTGCATCTTCCCTTGCTGCACCGCGCGGCGCAGCGGCCGCTGCTCATCATCGTGCGCGACAACCGCGCGGCCGACGCCCTATTGCCGGTGCTGCGCGCCGCATGCGAATTGACCATGGCAGCCGATCCGGCGGCGGTCATCGCGCTGCCGGCTTTTGACACGCTGCCCTTCGAGAACCAGTCGCCGCATCCCGAGATACAAGAAGAGCGCGCCGCGGCGTTGTGGAAGATCGCGACCGGCGGCGCCGAGATCGTGATCGCGCCCATCGAGTCGGCGCTCATGCGAATGCGCGTGGCGGAGCACTACTCCGGACTGGCGCGCACGCTGCGCAAGGGCGAGACCATCGACTCTGAACGCCTAGTCGAGCACTTGAACCTCGTGGGCTACGTGAAGGTGGACGTGGTCGAGATGCCGGGACAGTACGCCGTGCGCGGCGGCATCCTCGACGTTTACTCGCCCGAGATGGACCGCCCCGCGCGCGCCGAATTCTTTGGCGACGAGATCGAGTCGCTGCGCAAGTTCGATCCCGCATCGCAGCGCTCGCAGAATCCACTCGATGAGGCGGTGCTGCTGCCACTCACCGAGACCGCCGTCAGCGAAGCGACGCTCGCTGCCATCCACACGCGGCTTTCCGGACAACGCATCATCGGCGCACAGGCGGTGGTCGAAGACGCCATCGTCGCCGGCGGCGTCTCCGTCTTCCCCGGCTGGGAACTCTACGCGCCCGTTGCCGGCGCAAACTCAACGTTGCTCGACTTGCTTCCCGAAGCCGCCGTCTTTGTGGACGAGCCGACCGAGGTCGCGCCCGAACTGGAAGCCTTCTGGGAAAAGCTCGAAGCCGTGCACGAGCAGAGTGGCGTGGGCAAGCTGGTGCGTCCGGCGGAGTTGTTTCTTTCGTCCGACGAATGGCAGGCCGCGCTGGCTCAGCGCCCGGGCGGGTCGCTGGAGCACCTGGCCATCGAGACATCCGGCAGCGAGACGATCACGTTTCAGTCGCAGCCCACGCCCAAGTTCCATGGTGCGGTGCCTGCGCTGGTGGAAGAGGTCCAGCGGCTCACCGCAGACGGCCGCCGCGTGCTTTTCTGCGCCGGCTCCACCGGCGAGATGGAGCGCCTGGCCGACATCTTCACCGAATACAACGTGCCCTTCCGCATGGGCATGCGCACCGGCACCGCCGGCGGCGAGACCTTCCTCGACGAAGCCGCATACTTCACCGAAGACGTCTTTGCCACCACGCTGGTCCGCGCCTACGTGCCCGATGGCGTGCTGCTGCCCGAGGTAAAGCTGGCAGTCTTCGGCTCGCGCGACCTGTTCGATGAATCCGAATCCGCCATCTCGCGGCCTATCAAGCAGAAGTCGAAGACGGCCACGTTCATGTCCGACTTCCGCGACTTGGCGGTCGGCGATTACGTTGTCCACGTGGAGCACGGCATCGGCGAGTACCGCGGATTGCGCGAGATCGATCAGGATGGCGCGCCCGCGGAGTTCATGGTGCTCGAATACGCGGAGGCAGCGAAACTTTACGTCCCGCTGACGCGGCTCGACCTCATCCAGAAATATCGCTCGGCGGAAGGCGCCAAGCCCGTGCTCAGCCGTCTGGGCACGGCCGCGTGGCAGAAAACGAAGACGCGCGTGAAGAAGGCCATGAAGGAGATGGCCGACGAGTTGCTCAAGCTTTATGCCGCGCGCAAGACCGCCGCGGGCCACGCCTTCCCTGCAGACACCGACTGGCAGCGCGAGTTCGAAGACGCCTTCGAGTTCCAGGAGACGGAGGACCAGGCGCAGGCCGTGGTCGACATCAAGCGCGACATGCAGTCGCCGCAGCCGATGGACCGCCTGCTTTGCGGCGACGTTGGCTACGGCAAGACCGAAGTCGCGATGCGCGCGGCATTCAAGGCGGTGAGCGATGGCAAGCAGGCCGCCGTGCTCGCGCCCACCACCATCCTCGCCTTCCAGCATTTCGAGACATTCAAAGAACGCTTCAAGCAGTTCCCCATCACCATCGAGATGATCTCGCGCTTCCGCTCGGCCAAGCAGCAGAAAGAGATTGTCGAGAAAGTGGAGCAGGGGAAAGTGGATATCCTCATCGGCACGCATCGCCTGCTCTCGCAAGACATCAAGTTCCAGGACCTGGGACTGCTCGTCGTCGACGAGGAGCAACGCTTCGGCGTCCGCCACAAAGAGCGGCTGAAGCAGATGAAGCGCGAGGTGGACGTGCTGACCATGTCGGCCACGCCCATCCCGCGCACGCTGCACATGGCCGTGGTCGGACTTCGCGACATGAGCGTGATCGAGACGCCGCCGAAAGACCGCATGGCCATCCAGACGGTGGTCGCTGCCTTCGACGAGAAACTGATCCGCAGCTCGATCGAGCAGGAACTCGAACGCGGCGGGCAGGTCTACTTCGTCCACAACCGCGTGGAATCCATCTACGAGATCGCGGCGAAGATCCAGGAGCTGGTGCCGAGAGCGCGCGTGCTCGTGGGCCACGGCCAGATGAGCGAGCGCGAACTCGAGAAGGTGATGTTCGGATTCGTCCGCCACAACGCCGATGTGCTCGTCGCCACCACCATCATCGAGAACGGGCTCGACATCCCGCTCTGCAACACCATCCTCATCAACCGCGCCGACCGTCACGGATTGTCGGAGCTATATCAGCTGCGCGGCCGCGTGGGCCGCTCGAACCAGCGCGCGTATGCCTACTTGCTCGTCCCGCCGGAGCAGGAGTTGACGGCCATCGCGCGCCGGCGGCTGGCGGCGTTGAAAGAGTTTTCCGACTTGGGCGCCGGCTTCAAGATCGCTGCGCTCGACCTCGAATTGCGCGGCGCCGGCAATCTTCTGGGCGGCGAACAGAGCGGACACATCGACGCTGTCGGCTTCGAGCTCTACACCTCGATGCTCGAACGCACCATCAAAGAGCTGCGCGGCGAGGTCTCGGAGGAGCAGGCTGAGACGCAGCTCAACCTCGGGCTGAATATCCGCATCTCGCCCGAGTACATCGCGGAAGAGAATCAACGCTTGCGCATGTACAAGCGCGTTGCCGCGGTGGAGAGCTTGCAGCAACTGGGCGACGTGCGCGACGAGCTCACCGACCGTTACGGCGAGCCGCCCGCGGCGGTCCGCAACTTGCTGGAGTATGCCGAACTCAAGCTCGCGGCCGAGCGCGTGGGCGTGGCGGGGATCGATCGCCGGCGCGAGGTCGTCCACGTGAAGTTCACCGAGAAGGCCATCGTCGATCCGGAGAAGCTGGCACAGTTCGTCGCTAAAGAGCGCGGCGCGCAGTTCACTCCTGCCGGCGTGCTGCGGTTCCAGTTGAAGTCCACGCGGCCGGAAGACGTGCTCGCCCGGCTGAAGGAACTGCTGGCAGATTTAGCTGCGGAAGAAGTCGGCGTTGCTTGA
- the hslU gene encoding ATP-dependent protease ATPase subunit HslU: MAIYLPATAEEQQIALDELTPKEIVAELDKYVVGQNAAKRAVAIALRNRMRRQKLTPELAEEIMPKNIIMIGPTGVGKTEIARRLAKLADSPFLKVEASKFTEVGYVGRDVESMIRDLIEIAIDMVREEKMEEVEDKAELNAEERLLDLLLPGSRAPENAQQPSSASAGFLEGQTEPQARTREKLRQQLREGKLDERIVELEVREKSFPAFEIISNQGVEEMDINMKDMLPNLFGPRMKKRKMKVSEAFEYLIQEEEQRLIDMDQVQRTAVERAENSGIIFLDEIDKIAGRETGHGPDVSREGVQRDILPIVEGTTVNTRYGMVRTDHILFIAAGAFHVSKPSDLIPELQGRFPIRVELHSLTMEDFVRILTEPKLSLVKQSTALLETEGLKLEFTEEALGEIARFAFRVNEGTENIGARRLHTILERVLDEISFNAPEMKGTDVKVDGDYVRKMLADIVKDQDLSRYIL; encoded by the coding sequence ATGGCCATCTATCTACCCGCCACCGCCGAAGAGCAGCAGATCGCGCTCGACGAGCTCACGCCGAAGGAGATCGTCGCCGAGCTCGACAAATACGTCGTCGGACAGAACGCCGCCAAGCGCGCCGTCGCCATCGCCCTGCGCAACCGCATGCGCCGGCAGAAGCTAACGCCTGAGCTCGCCGAAGAGATCATGCCGAAGAACATCATCATGATCGGGCCCACTGGCGTGGGCAAGACGGAGATCGCGCGCCGCCTGGCCAAGCTCGCCGATTCACCCTTCCTCAAAGTGGAAGCCTCGAAGTTCACCGAGGTGGGTTACGTGGGACGCGACGTGGAATCGATGATCCGCGACCTGATCGAGATCGCCATCGACATGGTCCGCGAAGAGAAAATGGAAGAAGTAGAGGACAAGGCTGAACTCAACGCCGAGGAACGCCTGCTTGACCTGCTATTGCCGGGTTCGCGCGCGCCCGAAAACGCGCAGCAGCCTTCCAGCGCGTCAGCCGGCTTTCTGGAAGGCCAGACCGAGCCGCAAGCGCGCACGCGCGAGAAGCTGCGCCAGCAACTGCGCGAAGGCAAGCTCGATGAGCGCATCGTCGAGCTCGAGGTCCGCGAAAAGTCCTTTCCCGCATTCGAGATCATCTCCAACCAGGGTGTGGAGGAGATGGACATCAACATGAAAGACATGCTGCCCAACCTCTTTGGGCCGCGCATGAAGAAGCGCAAGATGAAGGTCTCGGAAGCCTTCGAGTACCTCATCCAGGAAGAGGAGCAGCGGCTAATCGACATGGACCAGGTGCAGCGCACCGCCGTGGAGCGCGCGGAGAACTCGGGCATCATCTTCCTCGACGAGATCGACAAGATCGCCGGACGCGAGACCGGGCATGGGCCCGACGTATCGCGCGAGGGGGTGCAGCGCGACATCCTGCCCATCGTCGAAGGCACCACCGTCAACACGCGTTACGGCATGGTACGGACCGACCACATCCTGTTCATCGCCGCCGGCGCCTTCCACGTCTCGAAGCCGAGCGACCTCATCCCCGAATTGCAAGGGCGCTTCCCCATCCGCGTGGAGCTGCACTCGCTCACCATGGAGGATTTCGTCCGCATCCTGACCGAGCCCAAGCTCTCGCTGGTGAAGCAATCGACCGCCCTGCTCGAGACCGAAGGCTTGAAGCTGGAGTTCACCGAAGAAGCGCTGGGCGAGATCGCGCGCTTTGCCTTCCGCGTGAACGAGGGCACGGAGAACATCGGCGCGCGCCGTCTGCACACCATCCTAGAGCGTGTGCTTGACGAGATCAGCTTCAACGCGCCGGAGATGAAAGGGACAGACGTGAAGGTCGACGGCGACTACGTGCGCAAAATGCTCGCTGACATCGTGAAAGATCAGGACCTGAGCCGCTACATCCTTTAG
- the fsa gene encoding fructose-6-phosphate aldolase translates to MKFFIDTANLKEIREAAALGILDGVTTNPSLMAKEGKPNNKETIREICEVVGGPVSVEVVATEAGAMCKEGQEYAAWHKHVVVKLPTTKDGVKACKCLADQGIKINMTLCFSPNQALLVAKAGASYVSPFIGRLDDISENGMDVIRHILTIYRNYGYPTQVLAASIRHPMHVVDAALAGAHVATIPFKVLEMMFNHPLTDKGLAAFLKDYEKVKKQ, encoded by the coding sequence ATGAAGTTCTTCATCGACACCGCCAACCTCAAAGAGATCCGCGAAGCCGCCGCCCTGGGCATCCTCGATGGCGTCACGACCAACCCGTCGCTCATGGCCAAGGAGGGCAAGCCCAATAACAAAGAGACCATCCGCGAGATCTGCGAGGTGGTGGGCGGGCCAGTCTCGGTCGAGGTCGTCGCCACCGAAGCGGGCGCGATGTGCAAGGAAGGCCAGGAGTACGCCGCCTGGCACAAGCACGTGGTGGTGAAGCTGCCCACCACCAAAGACGGCGTGAAGGCGTGCAAGTGCCTCGCTGACCAAGGCATCAAGATCAACATGACGCTCTGCTTCTCGCCCAACCAGGCGCTGCTGGTGGCCAAGGCAGGCGCCTCGTACGTGAGTCCCTTCATCGGGCGGCTCGACGACATCAGCGAGAACGGCATGGACGTCATCCGCCATATCCTGACCATCTATCGCAATTACGGCTATCCCACCCAGGTACTCGCGGCCTCGATCCGGCATCCAATGCATGTGGTGGACGCCGCGCTCGCCGGCGCGCACGTTGCCACCATCCCGTTCAAGGTGCTGGAGATGATGTTCAACCACCCGCTGACGGACAAGGGACTCGCGGCTTTCTTGAAGGACTACGAGAAGGTGAAGAAGCAATAG
- a CDS encoding ABC transporter ATP-binding protein, giving the protein MKLEIQNVSKQYGGREKVWALKDFSLALAPGVLGLLGPNGAGKTTLMSILATITAPTAGTALWNGADIRHQPDAIREVLGFLPQDFGVYPNLNAVEFLEYLAAIKGLDAGLARRRIDELLQLVNLTEVRKRPLGGFSGGMRQRVGIAQALLNDPKLLIVDEPTAGLDPEERVRFRNLLSELSGERIVILSTHIVSDVEAVATDIALIAQGQLITHATPEALLAEVEGKVWECVVPSAELNAAKARWMVSGTTRRSDGVHVRVIADSSPCPNAQALAPTLEDAYLLKITGARNGVAK; this is encoded by the coding sequence TTGAAGCTCGAGATACAGAACGTGAGCAAGCAGTACGGCGGGCGCGAGAAGGTGTGGGCGCTGAAGGATTTCTCGCTCGCGCTGGCGCCCGGAGTGCTGGGCCTGCTGGGCCCGAACGGCGCCGGCAAAACGACGCTGATGTCGATCCTGGCGACCATCACCGCGCCGACCGCGGGCACCGCGTTGTGGAATGGCGCCGACATCCGCCACCAGCCCGACGCGATCCGCGAGGTGCTCGGATTCCTGCCGCAGGATTTCGGCGTCTATCCGAACCTGAACGCGGTCGAGTTCCTGGAGTATCTTGCCGCCATCAAGGGGCTCGACGCCGGACTTGCGCGCCGCCGCATCGACGAGCTGCTGCAGCTGGTGAACCTTACCGAAGTCCGCAAGCGTCCGCTGGGCGGATTCTCCGGCGGCATGCGGCAGCGTGTCGGCATCGCGCAAGCGCTGCTCAACGATCCCAAGCTGCTCATCGTGGACGAGCCCACCGCCGGGCTCGATCCGGAAGAGCGCGTGCGCTTCCGTAACCTGCTCTCCGAGCTTTCCGGCGAGCGCATCGTGATCCTCTCCACCCACATCGTCTCCGACGTGGAAGCGGTTGCGACCGACATTGCGCTCATCGCGCAGGGACAACTCATCACGCACGCCACGCCCGAAGCGCTGCTCGCCGAGGTCGAAGGCAAGGTATGGGAGTGCGTCGTGCCGAGCGCGGAACTGAACGCCGCGAAGGCGCGCTGGATGGTGAGCGGAACGACGCGCCGCTCAGACGGCGTGCACGTCCGCGTGATCGCCGACTCCTCACCGTGCCCGAACGCGCAGGCGCTCGCGCCCACGCTCGAAGACGCGTATCTGCTGAAGATCACCGGGGCAAGGAATGGAGTCGCGAAATAA
- the hslV gene encoding ATP-dependent protease subunit HslV, translating to MLKTRLFRSTTVLAVRRNGQVVMAADGQVTLGDSVVKHSAKKIRRLHNDKILAGFAGSTADAFSLFARFEGKLDQYHGNLGRAAVELAKDWRTDKVLRHLEALLLVADKEQMYLISGQGDVIEPDSSASAIGSGGQYALAAARALIDNTDLPARKIAEEAMRIAGKICIYTNDTLTVEEL from the coding sequence ATGCTTAAGACGCGTCTATTCCGCTCGACCACCGTGCTGGCGGTGCGCCGCAATGGCCAGGTGGTGATGGCCGCCGACGGCCAGGTCACGCTCGGCGACAGCGTGGTGAAGCATTCGGCGAAGAAGATCCGCCGGCTGCACAACGACAAGATCCTCGCCGGCTTTGCGGGCTCGACCGCCGACGCTTTCTCGCTCTTCGCCCGCTTCGAAGGCAAGCTCGACCAGTATCACGGCAACCTCGGCCGCGCTGCGGTAGAGCTCGCCAAGGACTGGCGGACCGACAAAGTCCTGCGCCATCTCGAGGCCTTGCTGCTCGTCGCCGACAAGGAGCAGATGTACCTGATCAGCGGGCAAGGCGACGTGATCGAGCCCGACTCGAGCGCTTCCGCCATCGGCTCCGGCGGACAGTACGCGCTCGCCGCCGCCCGCGCGCTGATCGACAATACCGACCTGCCTGCGCGCAAGATCGCGGAGGAAGCGATGCGCATCGCGGGAAAGATCTGTATCTACACCAACGACACGCTGACGGTGGAAGAGCTGTAG
- a CDS encoding fumarylacetoacetate hydrolase family protein, whose protein sequence is MRYCRFQSPTGPAYGLIESVGGRDMITRSLSMPEDATSFGAGGHMAAIALSEAKLLAPVVPSKIIGVGRNYSDHAKELGNEPPSEPLIFLKPSSTIIASGDTIVKPRVSQRVDYEGELGIVIGRKCRNVRDDEDVKAYIRGYTCVNDVTARDLQKSDAQWTRAKGFDTFCPVGPLLSDEIDPANVTVETRVNGEPRQRGSTRDFIFSLDAIIRYISRVMTLSPGDLITTGTPAGVGPLQAGDMVEVTIPGIGTLRNPVQDEPSA, encoded by the coding sequence ATGAGGTACTGCCGCTTCCAGAGCCCTACCGGCCCGGCCTACGGCCTGATCGAGAGTGTAGGCGGGCGCGACATGATCACGCGCTCGCTCAGCATGCCCGAGGACGCCACCAGCTTCGGCGCCGGCGGACACATGGCCGCCATCGCGCTTTCCGAAGCCAAGCTGCTCGCGCCCGTGGTCCCCTCGAAGATCATCGGCGTAGGACGCAACTACAGCGACCACGCCAAGGAGCTGGGCAACGAGCCCCCCAGCGAGCCGCTTATCTTCCTGAAGCCATCGTCGACCATCATCGCTTCGGGCGACACCATCGTGAAGCCGCGAGTCTCGCAGCGGGTGGATTACGAAGGCGAGCTGGGCATCGTCATCGGGCGCAAGTGCCGCAACGTCCGCGATGACGAAGACGTGAAGGCGTACATCCGCGGCTACACCTGCGTGAACGACGTGACTGCGCGCGACCTGCAGAAATCCGATGCGCAATGGACGCGCGCCAAGGGCTTTGACACCTTCTGTCCGGTGGGCCCGCTGCTCTCCGACGAGATCGATCCCGCGAACGTCACCGTGGAGACGCGGGTGAACGGAGAGCCGCGGCAACGCGGTTCCACGCGTGACTTCATCTTTTCTCTCGATGCTATAATCCGCTACATCAGCCGCGTCATGACGCTCTCGCCCGGCGACCTGATCACCACGGGGACCCCAGCCGGCGTCGGGCCGCTGCAGGCCGGAGACATGGTGGAAGTCACCATCCCGGGTATTGGGACGTTGCGGAATCCAGTCCAGGATGAGCCCAGCGCATGA